From a region of the Thermodesulfobium sp. 4217-1 genome:
- a CDS encoding WD40 repeat domain-containing protein, translated as MDKKTLNFIFEKEINIPQSGNFAEGNFPILTGYLIDKLRKRRDWIFITAFSPDGIHFASGGFNSSILLWNIFKDKPIESLSGHEDWILALTFSHDGKYLLSGSRDNLIILWSVQDKKIINKFEGHQNRISSLAFSSDDTQIASGGYDSTIKIWNIDSKNPINVIDTSPLWPTSICYANSFDNLIVGFNDGTINIYDLNSSAPINTINIFQSWVDTIKCSKDETLFYSSNTDGFIKITDIKTNKLIFNKQIPFKASQFPYNERSLNFIDSLSIYIMLNERSPEHFLNNMRNFNQNIKSLEHKIFIEDHKDFCFDFSKNLDIIAYSEKSNYIYTIDLNTQESLKIGTLNSWAKTISISNDNSLLSVGGYDGEIKIFSLKTGYLINSIIDHASWINSIKFSNDSKLIAAGLHDGTILIIKIKNMEIIEKFNLHSSIYRVDFANDNKFILASTLDGELFQIDLKTKEIDLIQKLENSWISNFVFLDDTKSIITASSEGYIYLIKDKIILNSNKVHESEILMLSVLDENSLITGSFDLFLKQIDPNDLSITFEKRFDGLPLAYNRNLNKLFISHFRNISVYKKADSFPELDVSSLDKPELEFQFDFNSKSFSLSKNFENLFVIKRSNQVEMISLCDHNSTSKINPQSPITAFCTNANSNKLITGHNNSEIKVYDIEKNTLIKELSSYDGEISSLSLSIDENFLISGFEDGTLELWLFNEGKNLWCIKNNLEPVSELIFSYNKMFFTSKNKYSFDTDLWSTIEGTKLGTFSNKRFCFKNFEFSPDGESVLYLNDKNQLLVWFLKEGREVSIPERSDFFITYFSYSTDSSKVILGYNDGTLMIFSSEGDFIREEVGKSSPITFIAFKDDKHFFTSHLDGTIRSRSLKESEDSRLIAAHHSSIDFLNCNAEKNLLASYSSIEHILKIWNA; from the coding sequence GTGGATAAAAAAACATTAAATTTTATTTTTGAAAAGGAAATAAATATCCCTCAGTCAGGCAATTTTGCTGAAGGCAATTTTCCAATTTTAACTGGCTATCTTATTGATAAATTAAGAAAGAGAAGAGACTGGATATTTATAACTGCATTTTCTCCCGATGGAATTCACTTTGCTTCCGGGGGATTTAACTCTTCCATACTTTTATGGAATATCTTCAAAGATAAGCCTATAGAAAGCTTAAGCGGCCACGAAGATTGGATACTTGCGCTGACCTTTTCTCATGATGGAAAATATCTGCTATCGGGCAGCAGAGACAACTTAATAATACTGTGGTCTGTTCAGGATAAAAAAATAATAAATAAATTTGAGGGCCATCAAAACAGAATTTCTTCGCTTGCATTTTCATCAGACGACACCCAGATTGCATCAGGCGGATATGATTCTACCATAAAAATTTGGAACATAGATTCCAAGAATCCTATCAATGTGATAGACACATCTCCTTTATGGCCTACGTCTATTTGTTATGCGAATAGCTTTGATAATTTGATTGTAGGTTTCAACGATGGCACAATAAACATATATGATTTAAATAGCTCTGCCCCTATAAATACCATAAACATATTTCAAAGTTGGGTAGACACGATAAAGTGCAGCAAGGATGAAACCCTTTTTTATAGCTCAAACACAGATGGCTTTATAAAAATTACAGACATAAAAACTAACAAATTAATTTTTAACAAGCAAATACCTTTCAAAGCGTCACAGTTTCCATACAACGAAAGAAGCTTAAATTTTATAGACTCTCTCAGTATTTATATAATGTTAAACGAAAGAAGCCCAGAACATTTTCTAAACAATATGAGAAATTTTAACCAAAATATTAAAAGCTTAGAACACAAAATTTTTATAGAAGATCACAAAGATTTCTGTTTTGATTTCTCGAAAAACCTTGATATCATAGCTTACTCAGAAAAATCAAATTATATTTACACAATAGATTTGAACACTCAAGAATCATTAAAAATCGGGACTCTAAACTCATGGGCAAAAACAATATCAATATCCAATGATAATAGCCTATTATCTGTCGGAGGCTATGATGGAGAAATAAAAATATTTTCCCTAAAAACTGGCTATTTAATTAATTCAATAATAGATCATGCCTCCTGGATAAACTCAATAAAATTTTCAAATGATAGCAAACTGATAGCAGCAGGGCTACATGACGGAACTATTTTGATTATTAAAATTAAAAATATGGAGATTATTGAAAAGTTCAACCTACATTCGAGCATATATAGAGTAGACTTCGCAAATGACAATAAATTTATCCTTGCCTCTACTTTAGACGGTGAATTGTTTCAAATAGATCTTAAAACAAAAGAGATAGATCTGATTCAAAAATTGGAAAATTCTTGGATTTCAAATTTTGTATTCTTAGATGACACAAAATCTATTATTACAGCCTCCAGCGAAGGGTATATTTATTTGATAAAAGACAAAATAATTTTAAATAGCAACAAAGTCCATGAGTCAGAGATCTTAATGCTTTCAGTTTTAGATGAAAATAGTTTGATTACTGGCTCTTTTGATTTATTTTTAAAACAAATAGACCCAAACGACTTGAGCATAACTTTTGAAAAAAGATTCGACGGATTGCCTCTTGCATACAATAGAAATTTAAATAAACTCTTTATATCACACTTTAGAAACATATCAGTATATAAAAAAGCAGATTCATTTCCAGAGTTAGATGTTTCAAGCCTTGATAAGCCAGAATTAGAATTTCAATTCGACTTTAATTCAAAATCTTTTAGTTTGTCGAAAAATTTTGAGAATTTATTCGTAATAAAAAGATCCAACCAGGTTGAAATGATATCTTTATGTGATCACAACTCAACATCTAAAATAAATCCACAGTCGCCAATAACAGCTTTTTGTACCAACGCCAATTCAAACAAACTGATAACAGGCCACAATAATTCAGAAATAAAAGTTTATGACATTGAAAAAAACACACTTATAAAAGAATTATCTTCTTACGATGGTGAGATATCATCTCTTAGCCTATCAATAGATGAAAATTTTTTAATATCTGGTTTTGAAGATGGAACTCTTGAACTATGGCTTTTTAACGAGGGGAAAAATCTTTGGTGTATAAAAAACAATCTTGAGCCAGTTAGCGAATTGATTTTCAGCTACAATAAGATGTTTTTTACATCTAAGAACAAGTACAGCTTTGACACCGACTTATGGTCTACCATCGAAGGCACAAAACTTGGAACATTTTCAAACAAAAGATTTTGTTTCAAAAATTTTGAGTTCTCACCTGACGGAGAATCAGTATTGTATCTAAATGACAAAAACCAGTTATTGGTATGGTTTTTAAAAGAAGGCAGAGAGGTATCAATACCTGAAAGAAGTGATTTTTTTATAACGTATTTTTCCTATTCCACAGATTCTTCCAAGGTTATATTGGGCTACAATGACGGCACCTTAATGATATTTTCATCAGAAGGCGATTTTATAAGAGAAGAAGTCGGCAAAAGCAGCCCCATAACCTTTATAGCCTTTAAAGACGATAAACATTTCTTTACATCCCATTTGGACGGGACCATAAGATCTCGTTCACTAAAGGAATCTGAGGACTCAAGGCTTATTGCTGCCCATCACTCATCAATAGATTTTCTGAACTGCAATGCTGAAAAAAATCTTTTAGCATCGTACTCTTCAATAGAGCACATTTTAAAAATATGGAATGCATAA
- a CDS encoding response regulator, translating to MKILVAEDDMPSRKFLSKFLSDYGDVDMVVDGLEALDAYLISVKENELYDLICLDIMMPKVDGIKVLKAIKDYEDKKGVEISKRSKVMMTTALSDTEYVNEALKLGCTAYAAKPLNIKKMSEVMEKLGFQKTSHKVVR from the coding sequence GTGAAAATTCTGGTTGCTGAAGACGACATGCCGAGCAGGAAATTTTTATCTAAATTTTTATCTGATTATGGGGATGTGGATATGGTAGTAGATGGTTTGGAGGCATTGGATGCTTATCTTATATCAGTTAAAGAAAATGAATTATACGATCTAATCTGTCTTGACATAATGATGCCAAAGGTTGATGGCATTAAGGTTTTGAAGGCTATAAAGGACTATGAGGATAAAAAGGGAGTTGAGATAAGCAAAAGATCTAAAGTAATGATGACTACCGCTCTTTCAGATACCGAATACGTGAATGAAGCCCTTAAATTGGGGTGTACAGCTTATGCTGCAAAACCACTCAATATAAAAAAAATGAGCGAGGTTATGGAAAAGCTGGGTTTTCAAAAGACATCTCATAAGGTTGTAAGGTAA
- the pyk gene encoding pyruvate kinase, which yields MFRKTKIICTLGPSTDDPDILYSFVEKGMDVARFNFSHGDYEDHFRRIQMVREASKKLKKEVALMLDTKGPEIRVGKFKTGSAQLNKGQKFILTAKEVDGDEGIVSLTYPDLVSRVKKGNVIVLSDGLISLLVDETDDKNIYTTVMNNGVLKDHKRVAVPGVFLDMQFLSEKDINDIKFGVEHEMDFIAASFVQNAANILEIRRVLEENNSNIDIIAKIENKFGIDNIDEILKAADGIMVARGDMGIEIPNEDVPLIQKELIKKANKVGKPVITATQMLESMINNPHPTRAEASDVANAILDGTDAIMLSGETAAGNYPLEAMEMMARISVKTETSLDYKTIFLSKGLNQKTTTDAISHATVQISHELDAAAIISITQSGYTAKMVSKYRPNAFIIGVSSDIKMVRKMKLIWGVYPIICSRTNNIEEMVLEAISRSNATKLINEGDLIVITAGVPIGATGTTNMVRVHVVGNILLRGIGVGHTSFTGQVCIANTLKDFKEKMKPGSIVVAKRIDEESAKYTTDAGALIVEEGGLTSNAVILGINFGIPVVIGVDGAVETLKDGLVITVDAERGLVYQGEINVR from the coding sequence ATGTTTAGAAAAACTAAAATTATTTGTACTTTGGGACCTAGCACGGACGATCCTGACATTCTATATAGCTTCGTAGAAAAGGGTATGGACGTTGCCAGGTTTAATTTTTCTCACGGAGATTACGAGGATCACTTTAGAAGGATTCAAATGGTGAGAGAGGCTTCTAAAAAGCTGAAGAAAGAAGTGGCTCTTATGTTAGACACAAAGGGTCCTGAGATTCGAGTCGGAAAATTTAAGACAGGGTCTGCTCAGCTTAACAAGGGTCAAAAATTTATTCTGACTGCTAAAGAGGTTGATGGAGATGAAGGAATAGTAAGTCTTACATATCCCGATCTGGTCTCAAGGGTAAAGAAAGGCAACGTAATTGTTCTGTCTGATGGTCTTATCTCGCTTTTGGTGGATGAGACTGATGATAAGAATATTTATACTACAGTGATGAACAACGGTGTCTTAAAGGATCACAAGAGGGTAGCTGTTCCAGGAGTTTTTTTGGATATGCAATTTTTGTCTGAAAAAGATATAAACGATATAAAGTTTGGGGTGGAACATGAGATGGACTTTATTGCTGCATCTTTCGTCCAAAATGCAGCCAATATTTTAGAAATCAGAAGGGTATTAGAAGAGAATAATTCCAATATTGACATTATCGCGAAGATTGAAAATAAATTTGGTATTGATAATATTGATGAGATCCTTAAAGCTGCCGATGGCATTATGGTGGCAAGGGGAGATATGGGAATTGAGATACCAAATGAAGACGTTCCACTGATCCAAAAAGAGCTTATAAAAAAAGCCAATAAAGTGGGCAAACCTGTGATTACTGCTACACAGATGCTCGAGTCTATGATAAATAACCCTCATCCTACCAGAGCAGAGGCTAGTGATGTGGCAAATGCAATTCTGGATGGTACGGATGCAATAATGTTGAGCGGTGAGACGGCTGCAGGGAATTATCCACTGGAAGCTATGGAGATGATGGCAAGGATATCGGTGAAAACTGAGACTTCATTAGATTATAAGACAATATTTTTGTCAAAAGGTCTAAATCAAAAAACAACTACTGACGCTATAAGCCATGCTACAGTTCAGATTTCTCACGAACTCGATGCTGCTGCAATAATAAGCATTACCCAAAGCGGCTATACTGCTAAAATGGTATCAAAATATAGACCAAATGCTTTTATAATAGGCGTTTCTTCTGATATTAAAATGGTCAGAAAGATGAAATTGATTTGGGGGGTTTATCCTATAATTTGTAGCAGAACAAATAATATTGAAGAGATGGTTTTAGAAGCCATTAGCAGATCGAATGCCACCAAGCTTATAAATGAGGGAGATCTAATAGTCATTACTGCTGGAGTGCCTATTGGCGCTACTGGCACTACAAATATGGTGAGGGTTCACGTAGTAGGCAATATTTTACTAAGGGGTATCGGTGTGGGGCATACCTCATTTACTGGTCAAGTGTGTATTGCAAATACTTTGAAAGATTTCAAGGAGAAGATGAAGCCAGGAAGCATTGTGGTCGCAAAACGTATTGATGAAGAATCTGCAAAATATACTACTGATGCGGGTGCGCTAATAGTAGAAGAGGGAGGTCTTACTTCCAATGCTGTGATATTGGGCATAAACTTCGGAATTCCTGTGGTGATAGGAGTCGATGGCGCGGTGGAAACGCTGAAAGATGGCCTTGTGATAACGGTAGATGCTGAAAGGGGATTGGTCTATCAAGGGGAGATAAACGTAAGATAA
- a CDS encoding EamA family transporter, translated as MVYLSKMSVFGLLNLFVVYIVWSSTYLAIRIAVTGGFEPFTLGAVRLFFAGLILFIVLIIKRMNLRLNFYEFKIIFSTSMLMWVLGNGLIMWAEQNAASGLTALILGVTPILASFLDSIFTKKMPSLISVFSLLLGFVGVFCLFIPKISNFSLIDIFSYSLVFISAFCWAVGAIIQRNNSLNMSVLTMSFYQSLFASIGFFLLSLVFHESYAMPSYNAVLALWYLVIFGSVFAFTAYINAVKLLPINISMTYAYVNPVLALFLGHIVLNEEINKFTIIGALLIILGILGVFKDQFNKNKK; from the coding sequence TTGGTCTATTTATCTAAAATGTCTGTTTTTGGTCTCTTAAACCTATTTGTAGTTTATATTGTATGGAGCAGCACTTATCTGGCAATAAGAATTGCTGTGACAGGTGGATTTGAGCCATTTACGCTTGGGGCAGTAAGACTATTTTTTGCTGGTTTGATATTGTTCATTGTATTAATCATAAAAAGGATGAATTTAAGGCTGAATTTCTACGAATTTAAGATAATATTTTCTACCAGTATGCTGATGTGGGTTTTGGGGAATGGTCTGATTATGTGGGCTGAACAAAATGCAGCCTCTGGTCTGACAGCCTTGATCTTAGGGGTCACGCCTATATTAGCATCTTTTTTGGACTCAATTTTTACCAAAAAAATGCCGTCATTGATATCTGTATTTTCTTTATTGCTTGGATTTGTTGGTGTATTTTGCTTGTTTATTCCGAAGATATCTAATTTTTCTCTTATAGACATATTTTCTTATTCACTGGTGTTTATTTCAGCTTTTTGCTGGGCTGTTGGGGCGATTATTCAAAGAAACAATAGCCTAAATATGTCGGTTTTGACAATGAGCTTTTATCAGAGTCTATTTGCCTCCATAGGATTTTTCTTGCTCAGCCTTGTTTTTCATGAAAGCTACGCAATGCCAAGCTATAACGCTGTCCTGGCATTGTGGTATCTTGTGATATTTGGCTCTGTATTTGCCTTTACTGCATATATAAATGCTGTAAAGCTATTGCCTATAAATATATCTATGACCTATGCGTATGTAAACCCTGTCCTTGCTCTATTTTTAGGGCATATTGTTTTAAATGAAGAAATAAATAAGTTTACTATCATTGGAGCTTTGCTGATAATTTTAGGCATATTGGGAGTTTTTAAAGATCAATTTAACAAGAACAAAAAATAA